Proteins encoded by one window of Cellvibrio sp. KY-GH-1:
- a CDS encoding RDD family protein, translated as MNDQHQAPESPPPYTPPPVDNTASYGRRLGAFLLDGLFMMIAMMFLMQYLGLTEMDPEKAKNPEAMQAALIAKLGALSNGQKTILTMFPFIAFFGLHGYLLSRYGQTIGKRMLGIAIVTMDNRIPPFFQLISQRYLTQWLAGMVPVIGILLRLVDILAIFRPDRRCIHDHLAKTKVIDLRIPVVQSPDAAVAPSNSLIV; from the coding sequence GTGAACGATCAACATCAAGCTCCAGAATCCCCACCACCTTATACTCCACCACCGGTCGATAATACGGCTTCCTATGGTCGTCGCCTGGGTGCATTTTTGTTAGATGGTCTGTTTATGATGATCGCCATGATGTTCCTGATGCAGTACCTGGGGCTCACGGAAATGGACCCGGAAAAAGCCAAGAACCCGGAAGCCATGCAGGCGGCGTTGATCGCGAAGCTGGGGGCTTTATCCAACGGGCAAAAAACCATCCTCACCATGTTTCCGTTTATTGCCTTCTTCGGCTTGCATGGCTATTTGCTGAGCCGTTACGGCCAAACCATTGGCAAGCGCATGCTCGGTATTGCGATAGTCACTATGGATAATCGCATACCACCGTTCTTCCAATTGATCAGCCAGCGCTACCTGACCCAATGGCTGGCGGGGATGGTGCCAGTGATTGGCATTTTGCTGAGATTGGTGGATATATTGGCGATCTTCCGCCCCGACCGTCGTTGCATTCACGACCACCTCGCCAAAACCAAAGTGATTGATTTGCGTATTCCTGTGGTGCAATCGCCGGATGCGGCCGTTGCGCCCAGCAACAGTTTGATCGTCTAA
- a CDS encoding IS3 family transposase (programmed frameshift) translates to MSKKPTPKENKKYTAEFKSEAIKLAERLSVAEAAEKLGIYASQIYSWRSALNNSRTDVERESLLAAENARLKRQLAEQAEELEILKKGGYLLREASKIKRYEFMLTNSALYSIAMMARVLLVSRSGYYSWLDNREMVSWRMQQREAIDALVKAAFEAGKGRYGADRIFYDLAEQDNPLDIKTIRKSLKRQGLIAKAAKLFKVTTDSNHTLPVAPNLLARDFSAQQPNEKWVTDITYIQTTEGWLYLAVMIDLYSRKVVGWSMSKHIDAQLVCDSLMMALWRRKFPKSVIVHSDRGSQYVSHAFRDLLEKYSLIQSMSRKGDCWDNACAESFFHSLKVELVHGEPLLDGKHTRESIFEYIEVDYNRYRRHSAIGFVSPERFEAKNVC, encoded by the exons ATGAGCAAGAAACCAACCCCAAAAGAGAATAAGAAGTATACAGCCGAGTTCAAAAGTGAGGCCATTAAACTGGCCGAACGATTGAGCGTAGCGGAAGCCGCCGAAAAACTGGGCATATATGCCAGTCAAATTTACAGTTGGCGTAGCGCACTCAACAATAGCCGTACTGATGTTGAAAGAGAATCGCTCCTCGCCGCTGAAAATGCACGCCTCAAGCGTCAGCTCGCCGAGCAAGCAGAGGAGCTTGAAATCCTAA AAAAAGGCGGCTACCTACTTCGCGAAGCATCAAAAATAAAACGCTACGAATTTATGCTGACAAATAGCGCGCTATATTCAATCGCGATGATGGCGCGCGTTCTGTTGGTTTCGCGAAGTGGGTATTACAGCTGGCTTGATAATCGTGAAATGGTTAGTTGGCGCATGCAGCAAAGAGAAGCGATTGATGCGTTGGTAAAGGCAGCATTTGAGGCTGGAAAAGGCCGGTATGGCGCGGATCGGATTTTTTATGATTTGGCGGAGCAAGATAATCCGCTCGACATAAAAACCATTCGGAAAAGCCTGAAACGGCAGGGGTTAATTGCAAAAGCGGCCAAGCTGTTCAAGGTGACTACGGACAGCAATCATACACTACCTGTTGCGCCCAACCTGTTGGCTAGAGATTTTTCTGCGCAACAACCTAATGAAAAATGGGTGACCGATATTACTTATATTCAAACTACAGAAGGTTGGTTGTATCTGGCCGTGATGATTGATTTATATTCTCGAAAAGTTGTTGGTTGGTCGATGAGCAAACATATTGATGCGCAATTGGTTTGTGATTCATTGATGATGGCGTTGTGGCGACGAAAATTCCCAAAAAGCGTTATTGTTCACAGTGACCGTGGCAGCCAATATGTATCGCATGCGTTTAGGGATTTACTGGAAAAATATTCGCTAATACAGAGTATGAGTCGCAAGGGTGATTGCTGGGACAATGCGTGTGCGGAAAGCTTCTTTCATTCACTTAAGGTTGAGCTGGTTCACGGCGAGCCATTGCTAGATGGAAAGCACACGCGCGAGTCTATTTTTGAATATATCGAAGTGGATTACAATCGCTACCGCCGTCACAGCGCTATTGGCTTTGTTAGCCCCGAGCGCTTTGAGGCAAAAAATGTATGTTAG
- the nusB gene encoding transcription antitermination factor NusB, with amino-acid sequence MSTSSGPQKGHTAATRRMARHYAMQALYQWQIAGSSINAIEAEFRTDNDMSKVDVEYFHEVLHGVPEHLSELEELFSPYLVERSLDELDPITRALLRLATYEFKFRIDVPYKVVINEAVALAKKFGAEDSHKFINGVLDKTAADVRALEVKAERNQR; translated from the coding sequence ATGAGTACTTCATCAGGCCCACAAAAAGGCCACACCGCTGCCACTCGCCGCATGGCTCGTCACTACGCAATGCAGGCGCTCTACCAATGGCAAATCGCAGGTTCCAGCATCAACGCCATTGAAGCGGAATTTCGCACCGATAACGACATGAGCAAAGTAGACGTGGAATATTTCCATGAGGTTCTCCATGGCGTCCCTGAGCATTTAAGTGAGCTGGAAGAATTATTCTCTCCGTATCTGGTGGAGCGTTCGCTGGATGAGTTGGATCCAATTACCCGCGCATTGCTGCGTTTGGCAACCTACGAATTTAAATTCCGCATCGATGTTCCCTATAAGGTTGTGATTAACGAAGCCGTTGCCCTGGCGAAAAAATTCGGTGCGGAAGACAGCCACAAGTTTATCAACGGCGTGCTGGATAAAACCGCCGCTGATGTTCGTGCGCTGGAAGTAAAAGCCGAGCGCAACCAACGTTAA
- a CDS encoding riboflavin synthase: MFTGIIEAIGEVVALQPKNGDLRLRIKTNNLDLADVRLGDSIATNGVCLTVVDLPGDGYWADVSRETLDNTSLPDWKVGQRVNLEKALTPQTRLGGHIVSGHVDGVGEVVSRHPDARSERFRIRAPKALAKYIAHKGSITVDGTSLTVNKVDGAEFELNIVPHTLQMTIMDSYKTGSRINLEVDVLARYLERLMLGEKAAEPEGQGITLEFLAKNGFA, from the coding sequence ATGTTTACCGGCATTATCGAAGCGATTGGCGAAGTGGTTGCCTTGCAACCCAAAAATGGCGACCTGCGTCTGCGCATCAAAACCAACAACCTGGATTTAGCCGATGTGCGTTTGGGTGATTCTATCGCCACTAACGGTGTCTGCTTAACCGTGGTGGATTTACCGGGCGATGGCTACTGGGCTGACGTCTCGCGCGAAACCCTGGATAACACCAGCTTGCCGGATTGGAAAGTGGGCCAGCGCGTAAACCTTGAAAAGGCCTTGACTCCGCAAACCCGCTTGGGTGGTCATATCGTTTCCGGCCATGTGGATGGTGTGGGCGAGGTGGTTAGCCGCCATCCGGATGCGCGCTCTGAACGCTTTCGCATCCGTGCGCCCAAGGCATTGGCAAAATATATCGCCCACAAGGGCTCAATCACGGTAGATGGAACTAGTCTTACAGTGAATAAAGTGGATGGCGCCGAGTTTGAACTCAACATCGTCCCCCACACCTTGCAAATGACCATTATGGACAGCTACAAAACCGGCAGCCGCATCAACCTGGAAGTGGATGTTCTCGCCCGCTACCTGGAGCGTTTGATGCTGGGTGAAAAAGCCGCTGAACCCGAAGGGCAGGGTATCACCCTGGAATTTCTGGCGAAGAATGGTTTTGCCTGA
- the nrdR gene encoding transcriptional regulator NrdR, with protein sequence MHCPFCSAEDTKVIDSRLVAEGDQVRRRRECLSCHERFTTFEVAELVMPRIIKQNGTREPFDENKLRAGLLRALEKRPVSIEAIESGINHIKHFLQATGEREVKALLVGEKVMEQLKKLDEVAYVRFASVYRRFKDLNEFRQEIDRLEQQPEDHK encoded by the coding sequence ATGCATTGTCCGTTTTGTAGCGCGGAAGATACCAAGGTAATTGACTCACGTTTAGTGGCAGAGGGCGATCAGGTTCGCCGTCGCCGCGAGTGTTTGTCTTGTCATGAACGCTTCACTACCTTTGAAGTAGCTGAATTGGTGATGCCGCGCATCATCAAACAAAACGGCACCCGTGAACCATTCGATGAAAACAAACTGCGTGCCGGTTTACTGCGTGCGCTGGAAAAGCGCCCGGTGAGCATCGAGGCGATTGAATCGGGCATCAACCACATCAAACATTTTTTGCAAGCCACGGGCGAACGCGAAGTAAAAGCGCTGCTGGTGGGTGAAAAAGTGATGGAGCAGTTGAAGAAGCTCGATGAAGTGGCCTATGTGCGCTTTGCGTCTGTGTATCGCCGCTTTAAGGATTTGAACGAGTTTCGGCAGGAAATCGACCGGCTCGAGCAACAGCCTGAAGATCACAAATAG
- a CDS encoding M12 family metallo-peptidase produces the protein MKTFVQQLIRSTSAIVLSALTLPALAASTVVDVLVVYTDGAAALYGGDPTTRINQIFQVTNQIYADSGVDLEVRVAKTMKVSYTDDNGAETALNAITFNQDAAFSGVAAAREQYKADMVVLYRPFKQIHGSCGVAWVGGGNGGMSSGHKAYMFAHVAINSCGDFVTAHELGHNMGLKHSRKQDGVGGVFHYALGHGVVGSFTTIMAYQNEFNVDYWDGKVYKFSNPDVLCKNQPCGVDRNNTSTGADARYALNITGPQIANFYAGAPASSSVASSSSSKSSSSAPAVSSKSSSSVSNVSSGDAAKLKAKLESARATHSAAVAAVNANKIAITEKTALERAAKTELTNATKSLTTATKNYEKAVAKYNALLAKVDPLVTQLNSAMAAYNAATTSTTKTAKMTAYNALVTKYNTLVEQITAALNEANAAQQQVAPATAALTTATAAYNAAVAASNAERAKTDALKLAVTDALAAVKAAEAEYKAALAACKCTV, from the coding sequence ATGAAAACTTTCGTTCAACAGCTTATTCGCTCTACCTCTGCAATTGTTTTATCTGCGTTAACTTTGCCTGCATTAGCGGCCTCTACCGTAGTAGATGTTTTGGTGGTTTACACCGATGGTGCAGCGGCACTTTATGGTGGCGATCCGACCACTCGCATCAATCAAATTTTTCAGGTAACCAATCAAATTTATGCCGACAGTGGCGTAGATCTTGAGGTGCGTGTTGCCAAAACCATGAAGGTCAGTTACACCGACGACAACGGCGCAGAAACTGCCCTCAATGCAATTACGTTTAATCAGGATGCGGCGTTCAGCGGTGTAGCTGCAGCGCGTGAGCAATACAAGGCCGACATGGTGGTGTTGTATCGTCCCTTTAAACAAATTCATGGTAGTTGTGGTGTGGCTTGGGTAGGCGGCGGTAACGGGGGAATGAGCAGTGGGCACAAAGCCTATATGTTTGCCCACGTTGCGATTAATTCCTGCGGGGATTTTGTGACTGCACACGAATTGGGCCATAACATGGGTTTGAAGCACTCACGTAAACAAGATGGCGTTGGCGGTGTGTTTCATTACGCACTGGGCCACGGAGTCGTTGGTTCATTTACCACCATCATGGCTTATCAAAATGAATTTAATGTGGATTATTGGGATGGCAAGGTCTACAAATTTTCCAACCCGGATGTTTTGTGTAAAAACCAACCCTGCGGTGTAGATCGCAACAATACGTCTACCGGTGCTGACGCGCGCTATGCGTTAAATATTACTGGCCCTCAAATTGCGAATTTTTATGCAGGTGCGCCAGCGTCTTCTTCAGTTGCTTCATCAAGCTCTTCGAAATCGAGTTCAAGTGCGCCGGCTGTTTCCAGCAAATCGTCCAGCTCGGTCAGTAATGTTAGTTCTGGCGATGCGGCTAAATTGAAAGCAAAACTTGAGTCGGCGCGTGCGACGCACTCAGCAGCAGTGGCGGCGGTTAATGCCAATAAAATAGCTATTACTGAGAAGACTGCGTTAGAGCGTGCTGCAAAAACCGAGTTGACCAATGCGACGAAAAGTTTAACCACGGCAACTAAAAATTATGAGAAAGCAGTCGCGAAATACAATGCGCTGCTTGCAAAAGTAGATCCCTTGGTCACCCAGTTGAACAGTGCTATGGCGGCGTATAATGCAGCGACTACGAGCACAACTAAAACGGCTAAAATGACGGCATATAATGCACTCGTTACCAAATATAATACGTTGGTTGAACAAATTACGGCGGCATTAAATGAAGCCAACGCGGCGCAACAACAAGTCGCACCTGCAACAGCCGCGCTGACGACGGCGACTGCGGCTTATAACGCAGCGGTCGCGGCGAGTAACGCCGAGCGTGCAAAAACAGATGCATTAAAGTTAGCGGTAACCGATGCGCTGGCAGCGGTAAAAGCGGCCGAAGCCGAATACAAAGCTGCTCTCGCTGCGTGTAAATGTACTGTGTAA
- a CDS encoding IS3 family transposase (programmed frameshift), translating into MSKNSTPKENKKYTAEFKSEAIKLAERLSVAEAAEKLGIYASQIYSWRSALNNSRTDVERESLLAAENARLKRQLAEQAEELEIPKKGGYLLREASKIKRYEFMLTNSALYSIAMMVRVLLVSRSGYYSWLDNREMVSWRMQQREAIDALVKAAFEAGKGRYGADRIFYDLAEQDNPLDIKTIRKSLKRQGLIAKAAKLFKVTTDSNHTLPVAPNLLARDFSAQQPNEKWVTDITYIQTTEGWLYLAVMIDLYSRKVVGWSMSKHIDAQLVCDSLMMALWRRKFPKSVIVHSDRGSQYVSHAFRDLLEKYSLIQSMSRKGDCWDNACAESFFHSLKVELVHGEPLLDGKHTRESIFEYIEVDYNRYRRHSAIGFVSPERFEAKNVC; encoded by the exons ATGAGCAAGAATTCAACCCCAAAAGAGAATAAGAAGTATACAGCCGAGTTCAAAAGTGAGGCCATTAAACTGGCCGAACGATTGAGCGTAGCGGAAGCCGCCGAAAAACTGGGCATATATGCCAGTCAAATTTACAGTTGGCGTAGCGCACTCAACAATAGCCGTACTGATGTTGAAAGAGAATCGCTCCTCGCCGCTGAAAATGCACGCCTCAAGCGTCAGCTCGCCGAGCAAGCAGAGGAGCTCGAAATCC CTAAAAAAGGCGGCTACCTACTTCGCGAAGCATCAAAAATAAAACGCTACGAATTTATGCTGACAAATAGCGCGCTATATTCAATCGCGATGATGGTGCGCGTTCTGTTGGTTTCGCGAAGTGGGTATTACAGCTGGCTTGATAATCGTGAAATGGTTAGTTGGCGCATGCAGCAAAGAGAAGCGATTGATGCGTTGGTAAAGGCAGCATTTGAGGCTGGAAAAGGCCGGTATGGCGCGGATCGGATTTTTTATGATTTGGCGGAGCAAGATAATCCGCTCGACATAAAAACCATTCGGAAAAGCCTGAAACGGCAGGGGTTAATTGCAAAAGCGGCCAAGCTGTTCAAGGTGACTACGGACAGCAATCATACACTGCCTGTTGCGCCCAACCTGTTGGCTAGAGATTTTTCTGCGCAACAACCTAATGAAAAATGGGTGACCGATATTACTTATATTCAAACTACAGAAGGTTGGTTGTATCTGGCCGTGATGATTGATTTATATTCTCGAAAAGTTGTTGGTTGGTCGATGAGCAAACATATTGATGCGCAATTGGTTTGTGATTCATTGATGATGGCGTTGTGGCGACGAAAATTCCCAAAAAGCGTTATTGTTCACAGTGACCGTGGCAGCCAATATGTATCGCATGCGTTTAGGGATTTACTGGAAAAATATTCGCTAATACAGAGTATGAGTCGCAAGGGCGATTGCTGGGACAATGCGTGTGCGGAAAGCTTCTTTCATTCACTTAAGGTTGAGCTGGTTCACGGCGAGCCGTTGCTAGATGGAAAGCACACGCGCGAATCTATTTTTGAATATATCGAAGTGGATTACAATCGCTACCGCCGTCACAGCGCTATTGGCTTTGTTAGCCCCGAGCGCTTTGAGGCAAAAAATGTATGTTAG
- the ribBA gene encoding bifunctional 3,4-dihydroxy-2-butanone-4-phosphate synthase/GTP cyclohydrolase II produces the protein MQLNTIEELIEDLRHGKMVILMDDEDRENEGDLIMVAEQVRPEDINFMATHARGLICLTLTAERCKQLDLPLMVSDNKSQHTTNFTVSIEAAEGVSTGISAADRALTVRAAVKANAKSTDIVQPGHIFPLMAQPGGVMSRAGHTEAGCDLARLAGFEPAAVIVEVMNPDGTMARRADLEQFAEQHHLKIGTIADLIHYRATKEKTVECINRRKVETLYGEFDLHTYRDLARGDLHFVMTKGVIDAEPTLVRVHVMDIARDVLSLKRTSVAGGKSWTYQDALRKVSEEGKGVVLLICHDESTKEVEDSIDWLISGKQMRRSSEVLYKQVGTGSQILRDLGVRKMRVMSAPMRYSALSGFDLEVVDYICPEGD, from the coding sequence ATGCAACTCAATACCATTGAAGAACTGATTGAAGATCTGCGCCACGGCAAGATGGTTATCCTGATGGATGACGAAGACCGTGAGAATGAAGGCGACCTGATTATGGTGGCCGAGCAGGTGCGTCCGGAAGATATTAACTTTATGGCGACCCATGCGCGCGGCCTGATTTGCCTGACGCTCACCGCCGAGCGCTGCAAGCAACTGGATTTGCCGTTGATGGTGAGCGACAACAAATCCCAGCACACCACCAACTTCACTGTCTCCATTGAAGCGGCTGAAGGTGTAAGCACTGGTATTTCGGCGGCCGATCGCGCACTGACCGTGCGGGCAGCGGTAAAGGCTAATGCGAAATCGACCGATATTGTCCAGCCCGGGCATATCTTCCCACTGATGGCCCAACCCGGTGGTGTTATGAGCCGTGCCGGGCATACTGAGGCCGGCTGCGACCTGGCCCGCCTGGCGGGGTTTGAGCCGGCGGCGGTGATTGTGGAAGTGATGAACCCTGACGGCACCATGGCGCGCAGGGCGGATCTTGAACAATTTGCCGAGCAACATCACTTGAAAATCGGTACCATTGCCGACCTGATTCACTACCGCGCCACCAAAGAAAAGACGGTTGAGTGTATTAATCGCCGTAAGGTAGAAACGCTCTACGGCGAATTTGATCTGCATACCTATCGCGATTTAGCCCGTGGTGACCTGCATTTTGTGATGACCAAAGGTGTTATCGATGCAGAGCCCACATTGGTGCGGGTGCATGTGATGGACATTGCGCGCGATGTGCTGAGCCTCAAGCGCACTTCGGTTGCCGGTGGCAAAAGCTGGACTTACCAGGATGCGCTGCGCAAAGTCAGCGAAGAAGGTAAAGGTGTAGTGTTGCTGATCTGTCACGATGAATCTACCAAGGAAGTGGAAGACAGTATCGACTGGTTAATTTCCGGCAAGCAAATGCGGCGCAGCTCGGAAGTACTCTACAAACAAGTGGGTACCGGCTCGCAAATCCTGCGGGATCTGGGTGTGCGCAAAATGCGCGTGATGTCCGCTCCGATGCGTTATTCAGCGCTCTCTGGCTTTGATTTGGAAGTGGTGGATTATATCTGCCCGGAAGGCGATTAG
- the ribE gene encoding 6,7-dimethyl-8-ribityllumazine synthase yields the protein MSNIKVVEGDFSASAGKYALIVSRWNSFVVESLKDGALDTLRRHGIKDENITIYYAPGAFEFPLTAQKIAAKKEFDAIIALGAVIRGGTPHFDYVAGECTKGLAQVSLQYGVPVTFGVLTVDSIEQAIERSGTKAGNKGVEAASTALEMVSLFGKI from the coding sequence ATGAGCAATATCAAAGTTGTTGAAGGTGATTTTTCTGCGTCCGCTGGCAAGTACGCGCTGATCGTTAGCCGCTGGAACAGTTTCGTAGTGGAAAGCTTGAAAGACGGCGCGCTGGACACCTTGCGCCGCCACGGCATTAAAGATGAAAACATCACCATCTATTACGCGCCAGGTGCTTTTGAATTTCCGTTGACTGCGCAAAAAATCGCGGCGAAAAAAGAATTTGATGCAATCATTGCTTTGGGTGCGGTGATTCGTGGTGGTACGCCACACTTTGATTACGTCGCCGGTGAATGCACCAAGGGCCTTGCGCAGGTGTCACTGCAATACGGCGTACCGGTAACCTTCGGCGTGTTGACCGTTGATTCTATCGAGCAAGCTATTGAACGCTCTGGCACCAAAGCGGGTAATAAAGGTGTTGAAGCCGCGTCTACCGCGCTGGAAATGGTGTCGCTGTTCGGCAAAATCTAA
- the ribD gene encoding bifunctional diaminohydroxyphosphoribosylaminopyrimidine deaminase/5-amino-6-(5-phosphoribosylamino)uracil reductase RibD, whose amino-acid sequence MALTPQDFEFMARAFRLAERGLYTTMPNPRVGCVLVKDGQIIGEGWHVRTGEPHAEVNALLAAGSSVQGATVYVSLEPCSHHGRTGPCSQALVDAGVSRVVYAMEDPNPLVSGRGIEIMRAGGIQVDGPILEDDARALNPGFIKRMERKLPFVRCKLAMSLDGRTAMESGESKWITGPKARADVQRLRAHSCAIISGVDSVLQDNSSLTVRADELDLPNGDEIAQRQPLRVILDSRLRLPRNALMFKQSTPILLVHNGTASVEQLEGWPEFVELLALPAKDGRIDLLAVLRELAQRQCNEVLVEAGATLSGSFLRRGLLDEIIVYMAPKLLGSNARPIFELPLETMSASLALKIKDIRAVGRDWRITASPDTEY is encoded by the coding sequence ATGGCGTTAACTCCCCAGGATTTTGAATTTATGGCCCGCGCCTTCCGTTTGGCGGAACGCGGTCTGTATACCACTATGCCCAACCCGCGTGTGGGTTGCGTATTGGTGAAGGACGGACAGATTATTGGGGAAGGTTGGCATGTGCGCACCGGTGAGCCCCATGCGGAAGTGAATGCGTTATTGGCGGCGGGCAGCTCTGTTCAGGGTGCTACTGTGTATGTCAGCCTGGAGCCTTGCAGCCACCACGGCCGCACCGGTCCCTGCTCGCAAGCCCTGGTGGATGCGGGCGTAAGCCGTGTGGTCTACGCAATGGAAGATCCCAATCCGCTGGTATCCGGGCGCGGTATTGAAATTATGCGTGCGGGCGGAATCCAGGTGGATGGCCCCATCCTTGAAGATGACGCGCGCGCATTGAATCCCGGTTTTATCAAACGCATGGAGCGCAAGCTGCCGTTTGTGCGCTGCAAGCTGGCGATGAGCCTGGATGGCCGCACGGCCATGGAATCCGGCGAAAGCAAATGGATTACCGGCCCCAAAGCGCGCGCCGATGTACAGCGTTTGCGTGCGCATTCCTGTGCAATTATTTCCGGTGTGGATTCGGTGTTGCAGGATAATTCCTCATTAACCGTCCGTGCCGATGAACTGGATTTACCCAATGGCGATGAAATCGCCCAGCGCCAACCGCTGCGGGTCATTCTGGATTCACGCCTGCGCCTGCCGCGCAATGCCTTGATGTTCAAACAGTCCACCCCAATCTTGTTAGTCCACAATGGCACAGCTAGCGTAGAGCAGCTCGAGGGCTGGCCCGAGTTTGTTGAGCTACTGGCGTTGCCAGCAAAGGATGGGCGTATCGATTTGTTGGCGGTCCTGCGCGAACTGGCGCAGCGTCAATGCAATGAAGTGCTGGTGGAGGCGGGTGCTACTCTTAGTGGTAGTTTTTTGCGGCGCGGTTTGCTGGATGAAATTATTGTTTATATGGCGCCCAAGCTGCTCGGCAGTAATGCCCGCCCGATTTTTGAATTGCCATTGGAAACCATGTCGGCATCCTTGGCATTAAAGATTAAAGACATCCGCGCTGTGGGCCGCGATTGGCGGATTACGGCGAGTCCGGATACGGAATATTAA
- the thiL gene encoding thiamine-phosphate kinase, translated as MVQSVITVPGEFQLIQQFFQREQAEQPAEGVLLGIGDDCALLQIPHGKQLAVSVDTLVAGVHFPADADAELIAERALRTNLSDLAAMGADPLWFTLALTLPEASEDWLRSFSRGLFACAREYKIALIGGDTTSGPLSITIQVMGAVAPGAALRRDGANIGDFVLVTHNLGDGAAALALIQNRIACDEPSANYLRDRFYRPTPRLQESALIRELVTAALDISDGLVADLQHICDASDVGAVIDVENLPLSPALQALNNQPQVLEWALSGGDDYELCFTVAPEKMADIAMLIAQGKLSATVIGEIIPGNKVICEFEGEPFELARTGYQHF; from the coding sequence TTGGTCCAATCAGTCATTACCGTGCCCGGCGAATTCCAGTTAATTCAGCAATTCTTCCAACGCGAGCAGGCCGAACAGCCTGCGGAAGGCGTATTGCTGGGGATCGGTGACGATTGCGCGCTGCTGCAAATCCCCCACGGAAAGCAGTTGGCTGTGTCGGTAGATACATTGGTTGCCGGTGTGCATTTCCCGGCCGATGCCGATGCCGAATTAATTGCCGAGCGCGCGCTGCGCACTAACCTGAGTGATCTGGCGGCCATGGGTGCGGACCCTTTGTGGTTTACCCTGGCGCTTACATTACCGGAAGCCAGTGAAGACTGGCTGCGCAGTTTTAGCCGCGGGTTATTTGCCTGCGCACGCGAATATAAAATTGCATTAATTGGTGGCGACACTACCTCTGGCCCGCTCAGTATTACCATTCAGGTTATGGGGGCTGTTGCTCCTGGTGCGGCGCTGCGGCGTGACGGTGCCAATATCGGTGATTTTGTATTAGTTACTCATAATCTGGGTGATGGCGCGGCGGCGCTGGCACTGATTCAAAATCGCATTGCCTGTGATGAACCATCAGCGAATTATTTGCGCGATCGTTTTTATCGCCCGACCCCGCGCTTGCAGGAGTCTGCATTGATTCGCGAACTGGTGACAGCTGCGTTGGATATTTCCGACGGTCTGGTTGCGGATTTGCAACACATCTGTGATGCCAGTGATGTGGGTGCCGTTATCGATGTAGAGAATTTGCCCTTATCGCCCGCGTTGCAGGCATTGAATAATCAGCCGCAAGTATTGGAATGGGCGCTCAGCGGTGGTGACGATTACGAATTGTGTTTTACTGTCGCACCGGAAAAAATGGCGGATATCGCCATGTTGATTGCTCAGGGAAAATTAAGCGCAACAGTGATCGGCGAAATTATTCCGGGTAATAAAGTCATTTGTGAATTTGAAGGCGAGCCATTCGAACTCGCTCGTACTGGATACCAGCACTTTTAA